The Numenius arquata unplaced genomic scaffold, bNumArq3.hap1.1 HAP1_SCAFFOLD_1331, whole genome shotgun sequence DNA segment gcccctttttttgcgcttttttttttttgccccggACTGGGGATTATTTGCCTTTaaccgccccccctccccctaATTAAGCACCAAGTTGCCAGGCTCTTCGTTAATTACTCGATTAATTTCTTCGCCCCTTCGGTCGTCGGcctcaggggggaaaaaattggGGGTGACCCAAATTAAACaccattcccccccctcccaaacgcctttttttggggtgattttgctCACTTTTGGGACCGACCTGGGGGGTAGGAAGGATCCGGTGGGTcgttaaattttaattatttttttaattagaaataggcCGGGTCGGGGACTTTTTCTCCTCCGGCTCCGGGAGGCGGTTGGGCtaaaaaagggttaaaaattcatttaatttatcAAAAGCTTGTGGTTAATAATTAaaacttctctcccttcccacccccccaccccgtttcTCGTTAGCGGGGAAGGGCCGGGTCACGTGCTAATTACGCCTGCGGTTCCGGAAGGGCAGGattgggcttaaaaaaaaaaaaaaatctcaattttggGAGCGGGATTGAGCCGGAAAGGTCTTTTTAAAcctttttccccatttgttaCCCCAAattatgggggggttgggggggcggcTTGGACCCAGCTCTTCATCTTCATCGTCGTTAGCGAGAAATTAAACGAGGGGATTAAaaggaggaggtttggggggttATTTTCTTGGCATTTTGGGTTTAAATCCCTAAAATCTGGTTACTTTTCCCTTTTCCGCTGAATTTTAACCCAAATTTGGAGAATTTGGAGGTTTGAAGAAGAAATGAGATGGTCGtagaaggggggagggaaaggctagatttaattaatttcattaaattgAGTTAATTTTCGCCGCCCGAAGAGCGGCGGGTGCTGCTTTTTTGGGGTAAAAAGCCAGGAATTTgtcgattattttttttttcagcctgggggagggtttgggggcGGGAAACGCCGACGATTTGTGGGATTTATCCCCAAATCCTCAAATTTCCAGATTTAGGAATCGCTTtcgaacatatatatatatatatatttgcttatttttagcttattttgAGTCGTTCCTCCTGGAttcacccccaaaaaaaggggggttttggggcaaTGACCCAAAGAGGAGTTTTCTTTGGAAAACggaggatttttttgggggggaatagAGGGAAATTTGTGtcgtggtttgtttggtttttttgaggagGCGGAGAAGGGGACGGTGATTCCCAGGCCCCAAAAACTGGGTGTTTTACCCCAAAAACCCATCGAACCTCAACTGGGAGCCCCAACATAGAGCCCGCTCGTTAGGGCTGTGATTAATTAAAGCTTTGGGGTATTGATTTACCATCCCCTCCCAACAGATGCTGTCTTAGGGGGCTCATGGCATTAATTAGCGGGGATTAACGAGTGCCGGGCGGGGGGGGTTAATGCCAATCGCAGACGGGTTAATGCtcatccgtccgtctgtccgtccgggATTGGTCAGTGCGGGGAGATGGTCGGAGGGTTGGGATTGGTCAATGTGGGAGACGGTCGGAGGGTTGGGATTGGTCAATGTGGGAGACGGTCGGAGGGTTGGGATTGGTCAAGGTGGGAGACGGTCGGAGGGTTGGGATTGGTCAAGGTGCGGAGATGGTTGGAGGGTTGGGATTGGTCAAGGTGGATGGATGGTCGGATGGTTGGGATTGGTCAAGGTGGAGAGACGGAGGGTTGGGATTGGTCAGTGCGGGGAGATGGTCGGAGGGTTGGGATTGGTCAGCGTGGGGAGATGGTCGGAGGGTTGGGATTGGTCAAGGTGGGAGACGGTCGGAGGGTTGGGATTGGTCAAGGTGGATGGATGGTCGGATGGTTGGGATTGGTCAAGGTGGAGAGACGGAGGGTTGGGATTGGTCAGTGCGGGGAGATGGTCGGAGGGTTGGGATTGGTCAGTGTGGGGAGACGGTCGGAGGGTTGGGATTGGTCAATGTGGGAGACGGAGGGTTGGGATTGGTCAAGGTAGAGAGATGGTCGTAGGGTTGGGATTGGTCAAGGTGCGGAGATGGTCGGAGGGTTGGGATTGGTCAGCGTGGGGAGATGATCGGAGGGTTGGGATTGGTCAAGGTGGAGAGACGGTCGGAGGGTTGGGATTGGTCAAGGTGGATGGATGGTTGGAGGGTTGGGATTGGTCAGCGTGGGGAGATGGTCAGAGGGTTGGGATTGGTCAAGGTGGAGGGATGGTTGGAGGGTTGGGATTGGTCAAGGTGGGGAGATGGTTGGAGGGTTGGGATTGGTCAAGGTGGATGGAAGGTTGGAGGGTTGGGATTGGTCAAGGTGGAGAGGTGGTCAGAGGGTTGGGATTGGTCAGCGTGGGGAGATGGTCGGATGGTTGGGATTGGTCAAGGTGGAGAGATGGTTGGAGGGTTGGGATTGGTCAAGGTGCGGAGACGGTCGGAGGGTTGGGATTGGTCAATGTGGGAGACGGTCGGAGGGTTGGGATTGGTCAAGGTGGATGGATGGTTGGAGGGTTGGGATTGGTCAGCGTAGGGAGATGGTCGGAGGGTTGGGATTGGTCAAGGTGGGGAGATGGCTCCGGGTAGACCTTGTGGTGACCTTCCAGTTGTACTGGGGCTTGGTGGAACTGTTTTTAACCAAAAAAGAGGGAAATTCAGACCAGAAATGGTGAAGGAACTtattgtggtggtggtgatgatggtggtggtgatgatgatggtggtggtggtggtgatgatgatgatggtggtggtggtggtgatgatgatgatgatgatggtagtgcctccatccctggaagggttcaaggtcaAGTTGGCTGGACTTTTGAGGGACCTCATGTGGTTGAAGATGGACCATTCATGGtccttccccacccaaacccccccctccccgtgactCCCCCCTCACCCTCTGCTCTCCCCCCTCCCGTTGCAGGATGCCCTGGCCTCCACGCCGCCCCCCAGCGTGACCCCCACCACCGCCCGAGGACAACCATGTGGCACCACCGTGGTCATCGCggtgtcctgctggccacccACCGGCCGGTGCCGACCCAAGCCACCCCGGTGACCCGGCGCCGGTGGCAATGAGCGGCCTCGTCCCCGGACCATGAGCTCCCACCGCCCTCCCCGGCACGACGGCTCCGATGCCGAGGTTGGCCCGGCGGTGGCTTTTTGGCATCAAAATGGCACGGTGGtggccaccgccaccaccaccaccacggcagGTGACACCCCTCGCCCGGGCCCCGCCACCCCCGCCGTGCCCAAAATGGGGGTGCGCGCCCGCATCGCCGATTGGCCCCCCAAAAGAGATGCCACCAAGGACCTCACCGTCTGCCGGGATGCCGCCGGCAACCGGGATACGACCTCTTGGCGAGGTTCTCCCGGTGGCCACCAAGCTTTGGGTGGAGTTTCGGGCTTTAAGGCCCTCCACCGCTTGGCGCGCCGACGTTCCAAGGAGGTGGAATTCCAAGAAGGTTGGAATTCCCGTTCTCCGGCCAAGGCTTTGGCGCCGTTACGGCACCGGAGCAGCAGCGAAGTGACCTTGAGCGAATGCGATCCCGAAGAAGGTTCGGAACCCCGAGGAAATCCCGGCCTTTTCCGGGAATACGGTAGCACCTCTTCCATCGACGTCCAAGGAATTTCCGAGCAGAGTTTTTTCCAGATGCTCAACGAATTCCGTAGCGGAAAAGCCCAACCGAGGCCGGAAAACGTCGGAGAAGGCGCTTTCCCCCAGGGATCGTCTCCCGAGGGGTTGAAAccgggagggaagaaggaggaaccCTCGACGCAATCCAAGGACAAACCCCGCCGGAGATGTCCCAAGGGTGACGAATCCATCTTTAAAAAACTCCGGAGCGGCCGAAACGAGGGAGAAACGGGAAAAGAAACGGAAGAACCGCGGGGGACGGGGACGCCGGAGCCGGGAAAACCTTGGATGTGCCAGAAGAGCTTCGCCCACTACGACGTTCAGAGCATGCTCTTCGACCTCGGGATGGTGGCCACCAAGCGAGCGGTGGTGGCCCAACGGCGTAACACCACCACGGGGGCTTCGGCGGCTTCGGCTCCCTCCGCGCTCCGAGGCCTCGGGGGGGGTTTAATCCCGGGGGGGTCGGACGCCTCTTTTTCCGGCGTCGAAGACCTCAATCGGAAGGAGAACTTGGAAAGGGACCTCGGGGACTCCACCAGCAACGAGCTCCTCCTCAGTTGTCCCCATTTCCGTAACGAGATCGGTGGCAGCGTGGAACGAAACGTCAGCTTCTCCAAAGCTTCGGCGGGTTCTCCGGGAATAGCCGGGAAGGAAACGGGGGGGTCGTTCCAGGAGCCCCCGCTTCCTCTTCGACCCACCAACGCCGGTATCTCCGTCCTGGAGGTCCCCAAGGAGCTACAGAGGAACCTCAACCGTCTCAAGCACCACAGCGTGGAGCACGTGGACCTCGGCGCCCGCTATTACCGGGACCATTTCCACGGCAAaggtggggacgggggggtgggttttgggggggggggctagtGCTGCCCCTTctgttcttccccctcccccccctgcGATGAAGCCCCCCCAGATCCTTCCTGGGAAAGAGGGGACGGGGACCCcaccatcccaccaccaccaaggtCTGTCCTCCTTCCCTTGTGGTGGTGGGAAAGGGGACagcgatgccccccccccccaaggtccTCCATCTCCCCCTGttgtcccccccccggctcctccgtGCCCCCCCCGTGTCCTCCACCGTCTCCTCcgtgccccccccgtgtccccctcccggctcctctgtgtcccccaccttgtcccccatcccctctgtccccatcccaacccccccccggctcctctgtccccccccacaTCGTGTCCtgtgtcgtgtgtgtcccccccacatcgtgtcctgtcccccccccctcccttctgtgtcccccaccttgtcccccatcccctctgtccccatcccaatcccccccggctcctctgtgccccccccacaTCGTGTCctgtgtcgtgtgtcccccccccacatcgtgtcctgtgtcccccacccagctcctctgtgtccccccctcccctctgtgtcccccaccttgtcccccatcccctctgtccccatcccaaccCCTTTTtggctcctctgtccccccctGCATTGTGTCTTGTgtcatgtgtccccccccacatcgtgtcctgtgtccccccctctcTTCTGTGTCCCCCATCTTGTCCCCCACCTCCTCTTTCCCCATCCCAATCCCTTTTtggctcctctgtcccccccccgcatCATGTCCtgtgtcgtgtgtgtcccccccacatcgtgtcctgtgtcccccccccagctcctctgtgtccccccctcccctctgtgtcccccaccttgtcccccatcccctctgtccccatcccaatcccccctggctcctctgtccccccccacaTCGTGTCCTGTgttgtcgtgtcccccccctcctgccgttgtgtccccccccggctcctctgtgTCCCACCTTGTCCCCCAcctcctctgtccccatcccaaccccccccagctcctctgtccccccccgcaTCCTGTCCTGtgtcgtcgtgtcccccccctcctgccgttgtgtcccccccccggctcctctgtgtcccccatcttgtcccccacctcctcttttcccatcccaaccccccctggctcctctgtccccccccgcaTCGTGTCCtgtgtcgtgtgtgtccccccctcccttctgtgtcccccaccttgtcccccatcccctctgtccccatcccaacccccccggctcctctgtccccccccccgcatctTGTCCTGtgtcgtcgtgtcccccccctcctgccgttgtgtccccccccaggctcctctgtgtcccccaccttgtcccccacctcctcttttcccatcccaacccccccggctcctctgtgCCCCCCCACATCGTGTCCtgtgtcgtgtgtgtcccccccacatcgtgtcctgtccccccccctcccctctgtgtcccccaccttgtcccccatcccctcttttcccatcccaaccccccctggctcctctgtccccccccgcaTCGTGTCTtgtgttgtgtgtgtcccccccacatcgtgtcctgtccccccccggctcctctgtgtcccccacattgtcccccatcccctctgtccccatcccaaccccccccagctcctctgtccccccccgcaTCGTGTCctgtgtcgtgtgtcccccccccacatcgtgtcctgtccccccccctcctttctgtgtcccccaccttgtcccccaccccctctttccccatcccaatcccccccggctcctctgtccccccccacaTCGTGTCCtgtgtcgtgtgtgtcccccccacatcgtgtcctgtcccccccccagctcctctgtgtccccccctcccttctgtgtcccccaccttgtcccccatcccctctgtccccatcccaatcccccccggctcctctgtccccccccacaTCGTGTCCTGTgttgtcgtgtcccccccctcctgccgttgtgtccccccccggctcctctgtgtcccccatcttgtcccccacctcctcttttcccatcccaaccccccctggctcctctgtccccccccgcaTCGTGTCCtgtgtcgtgtgtgtccccccctcccttctgtgtcccccaccttgtcccccatcccctctgtccccatcccaaccccccccggctcctctgtccccccccacatcgtgtcctgtcccccccccggctcctctgtgtcccccaccttgtcccccacctcctctgtccccatcccaaccccccctggctcctctgtccccccccacatcgtgtcctgtccccccccctcctttctgtgtcccccaccttgtcccccatcccttctgtccccatcccaaccccccctggctcctctgtccccccccacatcgtgtcctgtcccccccccagctcctctgtgtcccccaccttgtcccccatcccctctgtccccatcccaaccccccccggctcctctgtccccccccacaTCATGTCCtgtgtccctccctcccctctgtgtcccccacattgtcccccacctcctctttccccatcccaatcccccccggctcctctgtcccccccccacatcGTGTCctgtgtcgtgtgtcccccccccacatcgtgtcctgtccccccccctcctttctgtgtcccccaccttgtcccccacCCCCTCTTTCCCCATCCCAATCCCTTTTTGGCTCCTCTATcgtgtccgtgtgtgtgtccccgtgtccccccccacaacCCCGGGGCtgctctgacacacacacacccccccacctctttctctccccccccccccacatctttttccccccccccacctcagagCACTCCAACTATTTCGGGGTGGACGAGAAGCTGGGCCCGGTGGCCGTCAGCATCAAGCGGGAGAAGCTGGAGGACCACAAGGACCACGGCCCCCAGTACCAGTACAGGATCATCTTCCGCACCAGCGAGGTGGGTGTCATCGTCCcattttattcccccccccaaaaccagaagaaaccGGTTCGCGACTGGGATTCTCCCCCCCGGGCCGAGGGGAGGTTTTaaatctcttttcccttttttcccgcCTCCTTTAAGCTTGTCACCCTGAGGGGTTCCATCCTGGAGGATGCCACCCCCACGGCCACCAAACACGGGACGGTGCGGGGGCTGCCCCTGAAGGACGCCCTGGAATACGTCGTCCCGGAGCTCAACATCCACTGCCTGCGCCTGGCCCTCAGCACCCCCAAAGTCACCGAGCAGCTCCTCAAGCTGGACGAACAAGGggtgaggaaagggggggggggggttgtttttttttttgggggggggggggggcggggacacacacacacacacacccacccacccacaaccagGGGGGATCCTAAATGTCCCTGGAGGGGTCCCAAATGTCCCCAGGGGGGCTCCCCTAGGGGGTCCCCAACGGCTAGGGGGGTCCCaagtgtccctggggggggtccccaacggCCAGGGGGGTCCCAAATGTCCCCGGGGGGGCTCCCGTAGGGGGTCCTCAACAGccagggggggtccccaatggCCAGGGGGGTCCCAAATGTCCCCAGGGGGGCTCCCGTAGGGGGTCCCCAACGGCCAGGGGGGTCCCAAGTgtctctggggggggtccccaatggcCGGGGGGGTCCCAAGTGTCTCTGGGGGGGCTCCCTTAGGGGGTCCTCAACAGCCAGGGGGGTCTCaagtgtccctggggggggtccccaatggcCAGGGGGGTCCCAAGTgtctctggggggggtccccaatggcCAGGGGGGTCCCAAGTGTCTCTGGGGGGGCTCCCGTAGGGGGTCCCCAACGGCCAGGGGGGTCCCAAGTGTCCCTGGAAGGGGTCCCCAATGGCCAGGGGGGACCCaagtgtccctgggggggggtccccaatggcCAGGGGGGACCCAAGTGTCTCTGGGGGGGCTCCCTTAGGGGGTCCTCAACAGCCAGGGGGCTCCCCAATGGCCAGAGGGGTcccaggtgtccctgggggggtcccaaatGTCCCCGGGGGGGCTCCCATAGGGGGTCCCCAACAGCCAGGGGGCTCCCTTAGGGGGTCCTCAACAGCCAGGGGGGTCCCCAATGCCCAGAGGGGTCCCAAgtgtccccgggggggctccCGTAGGGGGTCCTCAACAGCCGGGGGGTCCCAAATGTCCCTGGAAGGGGTCCCCAACGGCCAGGGGGGTCCCAAGTGTCCCCCGGGGGGTCCCAAATGTCCCCGGGGGGGCTCCCGTAGGGGGTCCCCAACAGCCAGGGGGCTCCCTTAGGGAGTCCTCAACAGCCAGGGGGGTCCCCAACAGCCGGGGGGGTCCCAAAtgtccctgggggggctccctTAGGGGGTCCCCAACAGCCAGGGGGGTCCCAAGTGTCTCTGGGGGGGCTCCCGTAGGGGGTCCTCAACAGCAGGGGGGGTCCCAAATGTCCCTGGAGGGGGTCCCCAACGGCCAGGGGGGTCCCaagtgtccctgggggggtcccaaatGTCCCCGGGGGGGCTCCCAAAGGGGGTCCCCAACAGCCAGGGGGCTCCCTTAGGGGGTCCTCAACAGCCAGGGGGGTCCCCAATGGCCAGAGGGGTCCCAAgtgtccccgggggggctccCGTAGGGGGTCCTCAACAGCCGGGGGGTCCCAAATGTCCCTGGAAGGGGTCCCCAACGGCCAGGGGGGTCCCaagtgtccctgggggggtcccaaatGTCCCCGGGGGGGCTCCCTTAGGGGGTCCTCAACAGCCAGGGGGCTCCCCAATGGCCAGAGGGGTCCCAAATGTCCCCGGGGGGGCTCCCGTAGGGGGTCCCCAACGGCCAGGGGGGTCCCAAGTGTCCCTGGAGGGGGTCCCCAATGGCCAGGGGGGGTCCCAAGTGTCTCTGGGGGGGCTCCCTTAGGGGGTCCTCAACAGCCAGGGGGGTCCCAAGTGTCCCTGGAGGGGGTCCCTGGAGGGGGTCCCCAACAGCTAGGGGGCTCCCCAATGGCCAGAGGGGTCCCAAATGTCCCCGGGGGGGCTCCCGTAGGGGGTCCCCAATGGCCAGGGGGGTCCCAagtgtccctgggggggctcccgTAGGGGGTCCTCAACAGCCAGGGGGTCCCAAATGTCCCTGGAAGGGGTCCCCAATGGCCAGGGGGGACCCAAGTGTCCCTGGAGGGGGTCCCTGGAGGGGGTCCCCAACAGCTAGGGGGCTCCCCAATGGCCAGAGGGGTCCCAAAtgtccctgggggggctccctTAGGGGGTCCTCAACAGCCAGGGGGCTCCCCAATGGCCAGAGGGGTCCCAagtgtccctgggggggctccctTAGGGGGTCCTCAACAGCCAGGGGGGTCTGAAGTGTCCCTGGAGGGGGTCCCCAACGGCCAGGGGGTCCCAagtgtccctgggggggctcccgTAGGGGGTCCTCAACAGCCGGGGGGTCCCAAATGTCCCTGGAAGGGGTCCCCAATGGCCAGGGGGGTCCCAAGTGTCCCTGGAGGGGGTCCCCAACGGCCAGGGGGTCCCaagtgtccctgggggggtcccaaatgtccctgggggggctccctTAGGGGGTCCCCAACGGCCAGGGGGGTCCCaagtgtccctggggggggtccccaatggcCAGGGGGGACCCaagtgtccctgggggggtcccaaatgtccctgggggggctcccgGAGGGGGTGCCCAAAGTCCCCAGGGGGATCCCCAATGGCCGGGGGGATCCCAACGTCCTTGGAGGGATCCCAAAtgtccctgggggggctccccAACAGGCCTGGGGGGTCCCCAATGGCCGGGGAGATCCcaacatccctggaggggtcccaAAGTTCCCCGGGGGGTATCCCCAAAGTCCCCAGGGGGATCCCCAACAACCAGGGGGGTCCCAAATGTCCCTGGAGGGGTCCCAAatgtccctggggggggtccccaacagCCAGGGGGATCCCAACGTCCCTGGAGGGGTCCCAAAtgtccctgggggggctccccaaatgtccccggggggggtccccaacggTGTGGAGGATCCCAAAtgtccccgggggggtccccaaagtcCTTGGGGGGGGTCCGCAACATCCCCGGGGGGTCCCCAAAGTCccctgggtgaggggggggggggggggggcggtccccTATGTCCCCTGGGGGGGATCCCAaatttccttggggggggggtattttccccctgtttttttgTTGCTGCCCCATTTCCCCCGGCGTTTAGCCCCCCCCCACCATTTTCTCTGGGATTTTGAgggtcccccatcccctcccgtgactggggtggaggggggacacCTTatgagtgaccccccccccctttccccccccccccccccgcagctctgCAGGAGGCACAAGGTGGGGATCCTCTACTGCAAAGCTGGGCAGAGCTCGGAGGAGGAGATGTACAACAACGAGGAAGCGGGACCCCCCCTGGAGGAATTCCTTTCCCTCCTGGGGGAGAAGGTTTGCCTCAAAGCCTTCTCCAAATACGCCGCCCAGTTGGACACCAAGAGTAAGTGAtgccaccccggggggggggggacacacgacacgcACCCCCTCGGGGctgaggaaaaaagggggggggggtgacacgcaatggaaggtggggggggggaaaaaacctgcttgacctcctgcttctccccctccccgtCCCGCAGCCGACTCCACCGGCACCCACTCCCTCTACACCACCTACCAGGACTACGAGATCATGTTCCACGTCTCCACCATGCTCCCCTACACCCCCAACAACCGCCAGCAGGTACCCCCCGACCCCCTTGGGGGACACCCCAAACCCTTGGGGGACACCTCAACCTCCTAaggacaccccccaaccccctgaggacaccccccaaccccttggggacacctcaaccCCCTGaggacaccccccaaccccttggggacacctcaaccCCTTGAGGACACCCCCGACCGCTCAGGGATCCCAAACCCTTGGGGGACACCTcaacccttggggacaccccccaaccccttggggacacctcaaccCCTTGAGGACACCCCCGACCGCTCGGGGATCCTCCACCCCTTGGGGACCCCTCAAC contains these protein-coding regions:
- the LOC141478064 gene encoding LOW QUALITY PROTEIN: signal-induced proliferation-associated 1-like protein 3 (The sequence of the model RefSeq protein was modified relative to this genomic sequence to represent the inferred CDS: deleted 2 bases in 1 codon), with product MSSHRPPRHDGSDAEVGPAVAFWHQNGTVVATATTTTTAGDTPRPGPATPAVPKMGVRARIADWPPKRDATKDLTVCRDAAGNRDTTSWRGSPGGHQALGGVSGFKALHRLARRRSKEVEFQEGWNSRSPAKALAPLRHRSSSEVTLSECDPEEGSEPRGNPGLFREYGSTSSIDVQGISEQSFFQMLNEFRSGKAQPRPENVGEGAFPQGSSPEGLKPGGKKEEPSTQSKDKPRRRCPKGDESIFKKLRSGRNEGETGKETEEPRGTGTPEPGKPWMCQKSFAHYDVQSMLFDLGMVATKRAVVAQRRNTTTGASAASAPSALRGLGGGLIPGGSDASFSGVEDLNRKENLERDLGDSTSNELLLSCPHFRNEIGGSVERNVSFSKASAGSPGIAGKETGGSFQEPPLPLRPTNAGISVLEVPKELQRNLNRLKHHSVEHVDLGARYYRDHFHGKEHSNYFGVDEKLGPVAVSIKREKLEDHKDHGPQYQYRIIFRTSELVTLRGSILEDATPTATKHGTVRGLPLKDALEYVVPELNIHCLRLALSTPKVTEQLLKLDEQGLCRRHKVGILYCKAGQSSEEEMYNNEEAGPPLEEFLSLLGEKVCLKAFSKYAAQLDTKTDSTGTHSLYTTYQDYEIMFHVSTMLPYTPNNRQQLLRKRHIGNDIVTIIFQEPGALPFTPQNIRSHFQHVFIIVRAHNPCTDNVCYSVAVTRSKDVPPFGPPIPNGVTFRKSDVFRDFLLAKVINAENAAHKSDKFHTMATRTRQEYLKDLAENYVTNTPIDSAGKFNLISLASKKKEKTKARAGAEQHSAGAIAWRVSAQDFARGAEIACILGISNEFLVLLDLGAKEVVFNCFCGDVIGWTADASTLKIFYGRGDHIFIRAAEGGPEDIKEIVQRLKVVTEGCETVDMTLRRNGLGQLGFHVKYDGTVAEVEDYGFAWQAGLRQGSRLVEICKVAVVTLSHDQMIDLLRTSVTVKVVIIPPHEDGAPRRGWAESLEPSSAEPKGDGESLPSGYRPPYRSSPGWQWSGPASHNNPPGGKWAEPPGGHGQAVGRGGNKPSVAYREPQALHGKRPLSFPDTPQPSSSSSSSSSRPGAERPPQPHRPPSGSFSAPASAPNYARYKPSPERYVASQRSPYEPHDGPSSGDSSSGGFSSHESTMERPKTEPLWHVPAPARLAGGGGGKRDGQGLAQSAPQ